The Verrucomicrobiia bacterium genome includes a region encoding these proteins:
- a CDS encoding PSD1 and planctomycete cytochrome C domain-containing protein, with protein MTEERNNEHTVNRRSRGVRVVCGLVGLLAWGLGVVRAAEADKVHPIAIQPIDSAAAAKVSYVRDIKPLMAAYCVECHGTTEPEGAYQVGSVADLLKPGKKNGPGVIPGKPDESPVVKYIRGEFKPQMPKGSPPVTAEGLHLLRQWIAAGAKDDTATYQVANDKGAWEVFDPHKHETIAKARLSPDEMIALLDDATDGESRFVARRKWRMTQLPSAPIPPIVSGPVFNAIDKFIIAGWQQAKLPEAQQAPAVTDDVAFLRRVYLDVIGVVPTVNEAREFLTDQRVDKRQRLVSKLLAQDAGYAYHWTTFWEDLLASADTNIRGGILTRGNYRSWIQARLFANKPYDVMVAELMDASLPGYRRAVEQRSFDDTFEVGYIRNESPTITLETAANVGQVFLGTNMKCASCHSHFENPEWPQAKFLAFASAFSKRDLELVRCEKRTGEFIPAAFPFEIPNAPKQLPTDEKERLHRVAQLLTDPLNPRFAQAMVNRLWKRCFGLGLVEPVDEFRSDRQASHPELLEWLAQELIRSGYDTKHVLQLILTSRTYQLAYDARLVDKFDAVQPTAPRHFRSPQLRRMSAEQLLDSLSVVGAQQDLGARRTLFRTTATTFTQALGRPASRSEIITTRSEELAVLQFLEMLNGWEYQSFIYRAPVLDLLSGERDAGTAAEALYLAALNRLPSVAERQIAQQHLQPLLGRTNAAPRGTEEVLLVEEMLPDIFRELKGKDGTNWNWGTKEIQPVMEGKASLRSQSSERLVWQGFSIPAGMVIIHVGESLFAHVHPDPKNPPKSVWLRVAQDDVEYEIMWSDEPLVRTTDPLRVQIYGGPLPKPGTWTRVETTFKKLQMLNGPVKSISYGVVGGTAYWDNSGLVRSERASVIQPFGDVLWALLTSPEFQFIR; from the coding sequence ATGACCGAAGAGCGCAACAACGAACACACAGTGAATCGCAGGAGCAGGGGCGTAAGAGTCGTTTGCGGGCTGGTGGGGTTGTTGGCGTGGGGGCTGGGGGTGGTGCGAGCTGCGGAGGCAGACAAGGTGCATCCGATCGCGATCCAGCCGATCGACAGTGCGGCAGCGGCAAAGGTGAGTTACGTGCGGGATATCAAACCGCTGATGGCTGCCTATTGCGTGGAGTGTCACGGCACGACGGAGCCGGAGGGAGCATATCAGGTCGGCTCGGTGGCGGACCTGCTCAAACCCGGCAAGAAAAACGGACCGGGTGTGATTCCCGGCAAGCCGGATGAGAGTCCGGTGGTGAAATACATCCGTGGTGAGTTCAAGCCGCAGATGCCGAAGGGGAGTCCGCCCGTTACCGCTGAAGGATTGCATCTTTTGCGGCAGTGGATCGCGGCAGGAGCGAAAGATGATACGGCCACGTATCAGGTGGCGAACGACAAGGGCGCGTGGGAGGTGTTTGATCCGCACAAGCATGAGACGATCGCGAAGGCGCGGCTCTCGCCCGATGAGATGATAGCTTTGCTGGACGATGCGACGGATGGGGAGAGCAGATTTGTGGCGCGGAGAAAGTGGCGGATGACGCAGTTGCCTTCTGCACCGATACCGCCGATCGTTTCCGGGCCGGTCTTCAACGCGATAGACAAATTCATCATCGCCGGATGGCAGCAGGCGAAGTTGCCAGAGGCACAGCAAGCTCCCGCGGTGACGGATGATGTGGCTTTTCTGAGGCGCGTGTATCTGGATGTGATCGGCGTGGTGCCGACAGTGAATGAGGCGAGGGAATTCCTGACAGACCAGCGGGTGGATAAACGGCAACGGCTGGTGAGCAAACTTTTGGCGCAAGATGCGGGGTATGCGTATCACTGGACCACGTTCTGGGAGGATTTGCTGGCGAGCGCTGATACGAACATCCGAGGGGGGATTTTGACACGTGGCAATTATCGTTCGTGGATACAGGCGCGGCTCTTTGCGAACAAACCTTATGATGTGATGGTGGCGGAGTTGATGGATGCCAGTTTGCCGGGGTACCGCAGGGCGGTGGAGCAACGGTCTTTTGATGACACGTTCGAGGTGGGTTATATCCGCAACGAGAGTCCCACGATCACGCTGGAAACGGCGGCGAACGTGGGGCAGGTCTTTCTGGGGACGAATATGAAGTGTGCGAGCTGTCACAGCCACTTCGAGAATCCGGAATGGCCGCAGGCGAAGTTTCTGGCGTTCGCGAGCGCGTTCAGCAAACGGGATCTGGAACTGGTGAGGTGCGAGAAACGCACGGGTGAATTCATCCCGGCGGCGTTTCCATTCGAGATACCGAATGCACCCAAACAATTGCCAACGGACGAAAAAGAGCGGTTGCACCGGGTGGCACAACTGTTGACGGATCCATTGAATCCGCGTTTTGCGCAGGCGATGGTGAACCGTTTGTGGAAGCGGTGTTTCGGGCTGGGGCTGGTGGAGCCGGTGGATGAATTTCGCAGCGACCGGCAGGCGAGTCACCCGGAATTGCTGGAATGGCTGGCTCAAGAGCTTATCCGTTCCGGATATGATACGAAACATGTTTTGCAGCTGATCCTGACGAGCCGGACCTATCAGCTCGCGTATGATGCACGGCTGGTGGACAAGTTTGATGCGGTGCAGCCGACGGCTCCGCGTCACTTCCGTTCGCCGCAGTTGCGACGAATGAGTGCGGAGCAACTCTTGGACAGCCTGAGCGTGGTTGGAGCACAACAGGATCTGGGGGCGCGGCGCACGCTTTTCCGGACGACGGCGACGACATTCACACAGGCACTGGGGCGGCCTGCTTCGCGCTCGGAGATCATCACCACGCGTTCGGAGGAGCTCGCGGTCCTGCAGTTTTTGGAGATGTTGAATGGCTGGGAATACCAGTCCTTCATCTACCGGGCGCCGGTGTTGGACCTGCTGAGTGGCGAGCGGGATGCAGGGACAGCGGCGGAGGCGTTGTATCTGGCGGCATTGAACCGATTGCCGTCGGTGGCGGAGCGCCAGATAGCCCAGCAGCATCTGCAACCATTACTGGGAAGAACCAATGCGGCACCAAGAGGCACTGAGGAAGTGCTGCTGGTGGAGGAGATGTTGCCGGATATCTTCAGGGAACTGAAAGGCAAGGACGGCACCAACTGGAATTGGGGGACAAAGGAGATCCAACCCGTGATGGAGGGCAAGGCGTCTTTGCGTTCGCAGAGCAGCGAGAGGCTGGTGTGGCAGGGGTTTTCGATACCGGCGGGGATGGTGATCATCCATGTGGGGGAAAGTCTTTTTGCGCACGTGCATCCCGATCCCAAAAATCCGCCCAAATCCGTCTGGTTGAGAGTGGCGCAAGACGATGTGGAGTATGAGATCATGTGGAGTGATGAGCCCTTGGTCAGAACGACGGATCCATTGCGAGTGCAAATCTATGGAGGACCTTTGCCCAAGCCGGGTACGTGGACCCGTGTGGAGACGACTTTCAAGAAACTTCAGATGCTCAATGGGCCGGTCAAGAGCATCAGCTACGGCGTTGTGGGCGGGACGGCTTATTGGGACAATAGCGGGCTGGTGCGCAGTGAGCGGGCGTCTGTCATCCAGCCTTTTGGTGATGTCCTGTGGGCGTTGCTGACCAGCCCTGAGTTTCAATTCATCCGGTAA
- a CDS encoding DUF1501 domain-containing protein yields MSERFTRRKFLSRTTAALGAFAVTEALERPACAATPAAKADSVIFIWLPGGVSQMETWDPKPFTPYRKGMRGNELFSTCDSIPTAADGIRLGAGLPHMAQVMQHATVVRSIANEAKFGALHLKAQYYMMTGYVPPSGVRPPSMGSVVSRVLGRRQPQVPGYIYIGRDIDTNDAEKLFISEFIGPGFYGANHAPFMIPDPGRGVATLNAFPGMPLARLDQRLSLARLLAEQGPKELREAPRAQEFRQQLNEARALMDSPVKKAFDFAQEKPATLAAYEPEITREQLLDKNYYHGKRFGQGLLLARRLVESGARFVQVEYQYGPFLGFDVHANGAKRMVEMKQQIDRPIAQLIKDLDQRGLLKRTLVVVASEFGRTIASAPSAGTEPEGFAEKHTGAELVIENEEMYGLHGHFSSTNAMLLFGGGFKGGYVYGKTAAEHPMVPIENAVRLEDVHATIYQALGIAPDVNFVTEGRPFYVTKDGKGKPVMAMLA; encoded by the coding sequence ATGAGCGAACGATTCACACGGCGTAAATTTCTGAGCCGCACGACAGCGGCGCTAGGGGCCTTTGCGGTGACCGAGGCGCTGGAGCGCCCCGCCTGCGCCGCAACACCTGCAGCGAAGGCGGACAGTGTGATCTTCATCTGGTTGCCAGGTGGCGTCTCGCAGATGGAGACGTGGGATCCGAAGCCTTTCACGCCATATCGCAAGGGAATGCGCGGGAATGAGCTTTTTTCCACGTGTGATTCGATCCCGACTGCCGCGGATGGCATCCGCTTGGGAGCGGGCTTGCCGCACATGGCGCAGGTGATGCAACACGCGACGGTGGTGCGTAGCATCGCGAACGAGGCGAAGTTTGGCGCGCTGCACCTGAAGGCGCAGTATTACATGATGACGGGCTATGTGCCGCCCAGCGGTGTGCGCCCGCCCAGCATGGGCTCGGTGGTCTCACGTGTGCTGGGTCGCCGGCAGCCGCAAGTGCCGGGATACATTTACATAGGCCGGGACATCGATACGAATGATGCGGAGAAACTGTTCATCAGCGAGTTCATCGGGCCGGGATTTTATGGTGCGAACCACGCGCCATTCATGATCCCCGATCCCGGCCGGGGAGTGGCCACGTTGAATGCCTTTCCCGGCATGCCGTTGGCGCGTCTGGATCAGCGGCTGAGTCTGGCCCGCTTGTTGGCAGAACAAGGACCGAAGGAATTGCGCGAGGCGCCTCGTGCACAGGAGTTCCGCCAACAGTTGAACGAAGCGCGGGCGTTGATGGATTCCCCCGTGAAGAAGGCTTTTGATTTTGCGCAGGAAAAGCCGGCGACGCTGGCTGCATATGAGCCGGAGATCACACGCGAGCAGTTGCTGGATAAAAATTATTATCACGGGAAGAGATTCGGACAGGGGTTATTGCTGGCGCGGAGATTGGTGGAGAGCGGGGCGCGCTTCGTTCAGGTGGAGTATCAGTATGGACCGTTCCTGGGATTCGATGTCCACGCGAACGGCGCAAAACGCATGGTGGAGATGAAGCAGCAGATCGACCGGCCGATCGCGCAACTCATCAAGGACCTAGACCAGCGCGGTTTGTTGAAGCGCACCTTGGTGGTGGTGGCATCGGAGTTTGGACGCACGATCGCAAGCGCGCCTTCAGCGGGAACGGAGCCTGAGGGATTCGCAGAGAAGCATACGGGCGCGGAGCTGGTCATCGAGAATGAGGAGATGTACGGGTTGCACGGGCATTTCAGCAGCACGAATGCGATGTTGTTGTTCGGTGGCGGGTTCAAGGGCGGTTACGTTTATGGTAAGACGGCGGCGGAGCATCCGATGGTGCCGATCGAGAACGCAGTGCGGCTTGAAGATGTACATGCGACGATCTATCAGGCGCTAGGCATCGCGCCGGATGTGAATTTTGTGACGGAAGGCAGGCCCTTCTACGTGACGAAGGATGGTAAGGGGAAGCCGGTGATGGCGATGCTGGCGTGA